Part of the Flavobacteriales bacterium genome, AACGCATTCAAAAGCAGGTACAAGCCAAAAATCAGGCCAAGGAAACGAGCCCAACTCATTTCGATCAACCATTTATACGAATCACGAAAGAAATCGCCCGTATGGTCGCGTCGAACATTAAATGTTCCATCGCGATTGATCACCCTTTTGCTCTTGCCAAGGTGCTTCTGCCCTAACCCAGGATCGGAGGTCTGTTCAGCTCTTACGGCCATGAGATCGAAGATAGTATAATTCACACTTTAACCTATATTAGTGGCGAACTGAAAAGAAGGACATGCAGGAACAAGTAGATGCGATCGTTGTTGGAGCGGGAATGGCCGGACTGGTCGCTGCCCAGCATTTGACGGAAGCAGGGAAGACGGTTCGAATCATTGAAAAAGGAAAACAAGCCGGTGGGCGTGTGCGTACCGATGTTGTTGACGGTTATCGACTCGATAGGGGTTTTCAAGTGCTTTTAACGGCATACCCCGAAGCCCAACGCTATTTCGACTATAACGCCTTGGACCTACGGGAATTCGACAGTGGTGCCCTCGTTTTTCACGGCCGACAGCACCAACTGTTTTACAACTCGCAGCGCCATCGCGATCGATTCGTCGAAACCCTTCGTAGCGATATCGCAACCTTACGGGATCTTACTATTCTCATGCGGCTGGCGTCACGATGGAAAAGATCCTCTGTCGAAGACCTTTTCAATCAAGATCAAATAACCACTCGTAAGTTCCTTGATAAACAAGGATTTAGTAAGAGGTTTATAGATAGGTTCTTGGAGCCTTTCCTGATCGGAATATTTCTGGAGTCGGAACTTGAAACGCCACAGCGTATGTTCGAGTTCGTTATGAAAATGTTTAGTGAAGCTCCTGCCGCTATTCCAGCAAAAGGAATGGGAGTGCTCGCCGATCAACTAGTCGCAAAACTGCCGGAGGGCAGTCTTGTCTTTGACGAAGAGGTTCGCAATATCCGAACGGGAAGCGTAAAAACACGTTCCGGCAAGATCTTCGAAGCACCGATCATCATAATGGCTACTGATCCAACGAACATGCTCCGAAACTATGTTGAAGAGCACCAGCCGTACCGATCGGTAGCGAACTTGTATTTCTCGGCGGACCAAGCGCCATATGATCAACCGCTCATAGGTTTGAATTACGGAGGTTCCCGGTGGGTAAACAATGTTGCCGTACTCACCAATCTCAGCAAAGAACTGGCTCCTGAAGGCAAACACCTGATATCGGTATCGGTGATTCGCGACACGGAACACGGTGAGCGCGATCTCCAAAAGATCGTCAAGAGCGAACTCGCACAATCGTTCGGTAATTCCGTACTCGACTGGCAACTCATACGCTCTTATTTCATTGCGCGAGCACTCCCCTCACCTTCGATGTTCGATATAGAACTCGACGATCAGGATGTAACATATCATAAGGGTATATACTTGGCCGGGGATTACCTACTCAACGGCTCCCTACAAGCCGCACTTTACAGCGGAAGACGAGCGGCTGAAGTAGCGATAAAAAGTGTCGTAGAAACGCCTCTCAGTAGTTCATCAAGCGCTGACGAAGATAGTCCAGAGTAAGCGCATAAGCCGCTTCTGTAGCCTCTTCATCGTAAATGGTGTTGGTCGGATTCGCAAAAGCGTGATCCGCATCGTAAACATGCACCTCCAGCCCAATGTCGGCCTTGGCGGCATTCGCTTTGAACTCGGCGACCACCTCCGCATTGATCCATTGATCGCGCCCGGCAAAGATGCCTAATACATCACTATCTAGTTTCGCCAGGCGCTCCGCATCGGTTTCAGGCATTCCATAATACATGACACACCCCTCTGTGCTTTCTCCCGGCGCGATAGCAGCCTGCAAACTCCAGCCACCTCCAAAGCACCATCCGATGGTCGCAACCTTAGCGTCGCTCCCGATATACTCTTGTGCTCCTTGAATCATGGCCATGATCCGATCCGCCGATGCATTTTGCATGAGCTGCCCGGCAGCCTCGCGCGTCGTGGCCATTTTACCATCGTACAGGTCCAAGCACAGCACGTTCACCGCACCCAAATCACTTTGAAGCTTGGCCGCCTCTCCTTTCACCTGGTCATTCAAACCCCACCATTCATGAAATACCAGGAGCCATTTGTTAGAATTATTTTCCGACTTTAAATAATACGCTTGGGCTTCTCCGCCTGCGG contains:
- a CDS encoding FAD-dependent oxidoreductase, with amino-acid sequence MQEQVDAIVVGAGMAGLVAAQHLTEAGKTVRIIEKGKQAGGRVRTDVVDGYRLDRGFQVLLTAYPEAQRYFDYNALDLREFDSGALVFHGRQHQLFYNSQRHRDRFVETLRSDIATLRDLTILMRLASRWKRSSVEDLFNQDQITTRKFLDKQGFSKRFIDRFLEPFLIGIFLESELETPQRMFEFVMKMFSEAPAAIPAKGMGVLADQLVAKLPEGSLVFDEEVRNIRTGSVKTRSGKIFEAPIIIMATDPTNMLRNYVEEHQPYRSVANLYFSADQAPYDQPLIGLNYGGSRWVNNVAVLTNLSKELAPEGKHLISVSVIRDTEHGERDLQKIVKSELAQSFGNSVLDWQLIRSYFIARALPSPSMFDIELDDQDVTYHKGIYLAGDYLLNGSLQAALYSGRRAAEVAIKSVVETPLSSSSSADEDSPE
- a CDS encoding dienelactone hydrolase family protein, producing MKRSWILLIALFSIAAVAQSPKSCCEVAGSGSNAKFVALADDADFRDQHQEPRATQLGAVKGQIVTYPAAGGEAQAYYLKSENNSNKWLLVFHEWWGLNDQVKGEAAKLQSDLGAVNVLCLDLYDGKMATTREAAGQLMQNASADRIMAMIQGAQEYIGSDAKVATIGWCFGGGWSLQAAIAPGESTEGCVMYYGMPETDAERLAKLDSDVLGIFAGRDQWINAEVVAEFKANAAKADIGLEVHVYDADHAFANPTNTIYDEEATEAAYALTLDYLRQRLMNY